The Desmonostoc muscorum LEGE 12446 genome includes a region encoding these proteins:
- a CDS encoding SDR family oxidoreductase: MRHVFLTGATGFLRAFLLDELLHQTQAKIYCLVCSTNEHEGLKKIQQNLKKYSLHHPNFSSHVIAIPGDLEQPYLGLPNTLNGLADSAIVCPPMDVKLLDKYLSYFVSSGFLNSPPLRQE, from the coding sequence TTGCGTCATGTTTTTCTCACAGGAGCTACAGGCTTTTTGAGGGCTTTTTTACTTGATGAACTACTACATCAAACTCAAGCAAAAATATACTGCCTGGTGTGTTCCACAAACGAGCATGAAGGGTTAAAAAAGATTCAACAAAACCTAAAAAAATATTCCCTTCATCACCCAAATTTTAGCTCTCATGTGATTGCGATTCCGGGAGACTTAGAACAGCCATACTTGGGTCTTCCTAATACCCTCAATGGATTGGCAGATTCTGCAATTGTTTGTCCACCAATGGATGTTAAACTCCTAGATAAATACTTGTCATATTTCGTTAGTAGTGGTTTCTTAAATTCACCACCTTTAAGACAGGAGTAA
- a CDS encoding phosphoketolase family protein — MTLATTPQTKPLTDEELGKINAYWRAANYLSVGQIYLLDNPLLREPLKLEHVKPRLLGHWGTTPGLNFIYVHLNRVIKKYDLNTIYIAGPGHGGPGLVANTYLEGTYSKYYHNISQDAEGMKKLFKQFSFPGGIPSHVAPETPGSIHEGGELGYALVHAYGAAFDNPDLIVAAVVGDGEAETGALAASWHSNKFLNPVSDGAVLPILHLNGYKIANPTVLARISHEELESLFVGYGYKPYFVEGDDPAVVHQQMAATLDTAIAEIQSIQREARVHGFTERPQWPMIIMRTPKGWTGPKEVDGKKTEGYWRSHQVPLSNIAKQPEHLKLLEDWMKSYKPEELFDSNGKLIEELAELAPKGHRRMGDNPHANGGILLHDLKMPDFRDYAVDVSQPGKAIGEATKVSGRFLRDIMEFNQESRNFRVFGPDETASNRLDAVLEVTDRTWEAQILPEDDHLSPDGRVMEILSETCCQGWLEGYLLTGRHGFFSCYEAFIHIIDSMFNQHAKWLKTTIDIPWRRPIASLNYLLSSHVWRQDHNGFSHQDPGFIDHVVNKKAEIVRVYLPPDANTLLSVTDHCLRSRNYVNVIVAGKQPALQYLNMDAAVKHCTKGIGIWEWASNDQGGEPDVVLGCAGDIPTLETLAAVDILRQHFPDLKVRVVNVVDLMTLQPKTEHPHGLSEKDFDTLFTTDKPIIFAFHGYPWLIHRLTYRHTNHKNLHVRGYKEEGTTTTPFDMVVLNDLDRFHLVIDVINRVDKLGSKAAYVKQQMQDQLIEHKHYIEKYGDDMPEIRDWKWPY, encoded by the coding sequence ATGACATTAGCAACGACTCCACAAACAAAGCCTTTAACAGATGAAGAATTAGGCAAGATCAATGCCTACTGGCGTGCAGCTAATTATCTTTCCGTTGGGCAAATATATCTACTCGACAATCCGCTACTGAGAGAACCGCTAAAATTAGAACACGTCAAGCCCAGGCTTTTGGGTCACTGGGGAACAACACCAGGGCTGAACTTTATCTATGTTCACCTGAATCGGGTCATTAAAAAATATGACCTCAACACGATCTACATTGCCGGGCCTGGTCATGGAGGTCCAGGACTGGTAGCCAACACCTATCTAGAAGGTACTTACAGCAAGTACTACCACAACATCTCCCAAGATGCTGAGGGAATGAAGAAACTCTTCAAACAATTCTCTTTCCCTGGTGGTATTCCCAGCCACGTTGCACCGGAAACACCTGGTTCCATCCACGAAGGCGGGGAACTAGGTTATGCCCTCGTCCATGCTTACGGTGCTGCCTTCGATAACCCAGACTTGATCGTTGCTGCTGTTGTGGGTGACGGTGAAGCCGAAACAGGTGCTTTAGCGGCTAGCTGGCATTCCAACAAGTTTCTTAACCCCGTGTCTGATGGTGCGGTACTGCCAATTCTGCACCTGAATGGGTATAAAATTGCCAATCCAACAGTATTAGCACGGATTAGCCATGAAGAATTGGAGAGTTTATTTGTAGGCTACGGCTACAAGCCATACTTTGTAGAAGGTGACGATCCCGCAGTTGTCCACCAGCAAATGGCAGCAACTCTAGATACAGCGATCGCCGAAATTCAAAGTATCCAAAGAGAAGCCCGCGTACATGGTTTCACTGAACGTCCCCAGTGGCCGATGATTATCATGCGAACTCCCAAAGGTTGGACGGGGCCGAAGGAAGTGGATGGCAAAAAAACCGAAGGTTATTGGCGATCGCATCAAGTTCCCTTAAGCAACATCGCCAAACAGCCAGAACACCTGAAACTCCTAGAAGATTGGATGAAGAGTTATAAACCAGAAGAACTCTTCGACAGCAACGGTAAGCTAATTGAGGAATTAGCAGAACTGGCTCCCAAAGGGCATCGACGCATGGGTGACAATCCCCACGCCAACGGCGGTATTTTGCTGCATGACTTGAAGATGCCGGATTTTCGAGACTATGCTGTAGATGTTTCTCAACCGGGGAAGGCGATTGGTGAAGCTACCAAAGTGAGTGGTAGATTCCTGCGGGATATTATGGAATTTAACCAAGAAAGTCGCAATTTCCGCGTCTTTGGTCCCGATGAAACAGCATCCAATCGTCTGGATGCTGTGCTGGAAGTTACAGACCGGACTTGGGAAGCCCAGATTCTCCCCGAAGATGACCATCTTTCACCAGATGGTCGGGTGATGGAAATTCTCAGCGAAACTTGTTGTCAAGGATGGTTAGAAGGCTACCTTCTCACAGGTCGCCACGGCTTTTTCTCCTGTTATGAGGCCTTCATCCACATCATTGACTCCATGTTCAACCAGCACGCCAAATGGTTGAAAACTACCATAGATATTCCCTGGCGCAGACCAATTGCTTCCCTCAATTACTTACTTTCCTCTCACGTTTGGCGACAAGACCACAACGGTTTCTCCCACCAAGACCCCGGTTTTATTGACCATGTGGTTAATAAGAAAGCAGAGATTGTTCGCGTGTATTTGCCCCCCGATGCCAACACTCTGCTATCAGTAACAGACCATTGCTTGAGAAGCCGCAACTATGTCAACGTCATCGTTGCAGGGAAGCAACCGGCGTTGCAATACCTCAACATGGATGCAGCGGTCAAACACTGCACCAAAGGCATCGGCATTTGGGAATGGGCAAGCAACGACCAAGGCGGCGAACCAGATGTAGTACTGGGTTGTGCTGGCGATATTCCTACCTTAGAAACCTTGGCGGCGGTAGATATCTTGCGCCAGCACTTCCCTGACTTAAAGGTGCGGGTAGTGAACGTAGTCGATTTGATGACACTACAGCCAAAAACCGAACATCCCCACGGTTTGAGCGAAAAAGATTTTGATACACTTTTCACCACCGACAAACCGATCATCTTTGCGTTTCATGGCTATCCCTGGCTAATTCACCGCTTAACCTACCGCCACACTAATCATAAAAACTTGCATGTGCGTGGCTACAAGGAAGAGGGAACCACCACCACCCCCTTTGATATGGTTGTTCTCAACGATCTCGATCGCTTCCATCTAGTAATTGATGTCATCAATCGCGTGGACAAACTAGGATCTAAGGCAGCTTATGTCAAACAGCAGATGCAAGATCAACTGATCGAACATAAGCACTACATTGAGAAGTACGGCGACGATATGCCGGAAATTCGTGATTGGAAGTGGCCATATTAA
- a CDS encoding ATP-binding protein, producing the protein MSKVQLIETQNGTLLFLLHLAKTILLLIFQDYQQVLIHAEEAEKYQRNMVGFLQFAEHNFYYSLALLAKCSNGNEAEQQSTLEKVAENQKLMSQWAFHAPANHQHKYDLVEAERAKILGHLDAITYYDKAIQGAKENGYIQEEALSNELAAKFYLAWGKEKLAADYMQQAYYCYAHWGAKAKIAHLEQQYPQLLTAILQPPNLAITSTATIPLTLMRGVTKSSSNQNLYLDLQAVMKAAQAISQEIELEKLLATLMQIAIANAGAQIGHLVLCQEEQWLVVAQGDRELVKTLEIPLEQYSEIPKSLIYAVGRTQETAVFEDLSDSVQFANDRYIITHQPKSVLCTPISRQGKLSGILYLENNLTLGAFTSDRIEILQLLTSQAAISVENARLYQQTENYSCTLEAEVEHKTQALNQKAQDLEQTLKKLQQTQGQLIHSEKMSSLGQLVAGIAHEINNPVNFIKGNLIHTENYVADMMSLLMLYEQEYPQPSRAIQDKREEIDLDFLFEDANQTLESMKVGSDRISKIVQSLRNFVRLDEAEIKAVDLHSGIESTLLILQHRLQASENQPEVRVIKEYGDLPLVTCYPSQLNQVFLNIINNAIDAIRDNLQSSKYPEIRIRTGVIDREWLRIAIANTDSTIPVSLHERIFEPFFTTKPVGRGQGLGLFVSYSIIQQHRGTLTVRSQPTEGTEFEIVLPIY; encoded by the coding sequence TTGTCCAAAGTCCAATTAATTGAAACTCAAAACGGAACTCTCCTGTTCTTGCTCCATCTGGCAAAGACGATTCTTCTACTCATCTTTCAGGACTATCAGCAGGTACTAATCCATGCTGAAGAAGCCGAAAAATACCAAAGAAACATGGTTGGCTTCTTGCAGTTTGCCGAACATAATTTCTACTACTCCCTTGCTCTTTTGGCTAAGTGTTCAAATGGCAATGAAGCAGAGCAACAATCGACACTAGAAAAAGTTGCAGAAAACCAGAAATTGATGAGTCAGTGGGCGTTCCACGCTCCTGCCAATCATCAACACAAATACGATTTAGTCGAAGCAGAGCGGGCAAAAATTTTGGGTCATTTAGACGCAATAACCTACTATGACAAAGCCATTCAGGGGGCAAAAGAAAACGGCTATATCCAAGAAGAAGCACTCAGCAATGAGCTAGCCGCCAAATTCTACCTAGCTTGGGGCAAAGAGAAGCTGGCCGCAGACTATATGCAACAAGCCTACTACTGCTACGCCCATTGGGGTGCAAAGGCGAAAATTGCCCATTTAGAACAACAATATCCGCAACTACTAACAGCCATTCTCCAACCGCCTAATCTTGCCATCACATCTACGGCAACCATCCCCTTAACTTTGATGAGAGGTGTAACTAAAAGCTCTAGCAACCAAAATTTATACTTAGATTTGCAAGCGGTGATGAAAGCTGCACAAGCCATCTCTCAAGAAATTGAATTAGAGAAACTGTTGGCAACTTTGATGCAGATTGCGATCGCCAATGCTGGCGCCCAAATCGGTCATTTAGTTCTTTGCCAAGAGGAACAATGGTTAGTTGTAGCTCAAGGCGATCGAGAACTGGTAAAAACCTTAGAAATTCCCCTGGAGCAATACTCAGAAATCCCTAAAAGTTTGATTTATGCAGTAGGAAGAACTCAAGAGACGGCTGTGTTTGAAGACTTGAGTGATTCAGTGCAATTTGCCAACGATCGCTACATCATCACTCACCAGCCCAAATCAGTTTTATGTACTCCCATTAGTCGCCAAGGAAAACTCAGCGGTATTTTATACTTAGAGAACAACTTAACTTTAGGCGCTTTTACTAGCGATCGCATCGAGATTCTCCAACTCCTAACTAGTCAAGCCGCCATCTCTGTGGAAAATGCCCGTCTGTATCAACAAACCGAAAACTATTCTTGCACCCTAGAAGCAGAGGTAGAACACAAAACCCAAGCTCTCAACCAAAAAGCCCAAGATTTAGAGCAAACCTTGAAAAAATTGCAGCAAACTCAAGGACAATTAATTCATAGCGAAAAAATGTCATCCCTCGGTCAATTGGTAGCTGGTATTGCTCACGAAATTAACAATCCAGTGAATTTTATCAAGGGTAATCTCATCCATACGGAAAATTATGTTGCAGACATGATGAGTTTGCTGATGCTTTATGAGCAGGAATATCCCCAACCTAGTCGAGCTATTCAAGATAAGCGGGAAGAAATTGACCTCGATTTTCTATTTGAAGATGCCAATCAAACCTTAGAATCTATGAAAGTGGGTAGCGATCGCATCAGCAAAATTGTCCAGAGTTTACGCAACTTTGTTCGCTTGGATGAAGCCGAAATCAAAGCTGTAGATTTACACAGTGGGATTGAAAGCACGCTGTTAATTTTGCAACATCGCTTACAAGCTTCTGAAAATCAACCCGAAGTGCGTGTCATTAAGGAATATGGCGATCTACCTTTAGTTACTTGCTATCCTAGTCAGTTAAATCAAGTCTTCCTGAATATTATTAACAATGCCATTGATGCGATTCGAGATAATCTTCAAAGCAGCAAATACCCAGAAATTCGGATTCGTACTGGAGTGATAGATCGTGAATGGTTACGAATTGCGATCGCTAATACAGATAGTACGATTCCTGTAAGTCTGCATGAGCGGATTTTTGAACCATTTTTCACCACAAAGCCCGTTGGTCGTGGTCAAGGTTTGGGGTTATTTGTTAGCTACTCTATTATCCAACAACATCGCGGCACTTTAACTGTGCGTTCTCAGCCCACTGAGGGAACTGAATTTGAGATTGTTCTCCCTATCTATTAG